Proteins encoded within one genomic window of Flavobacterium gilvum:
- a CDS encoding xanthine dehydrogenase family protein molybdopterin-binding subunit: MSDIQNISRRTFIKNVGLASGGLILACNYSLFSNENETQLATEFNPNLFVQLNPDGSLIIIASRSEMGNGVRTSLTSVVADEMEADWNRVTVKQAVGDKKYGDQNTDGSRSVTYLYETMRKMGAMTRMMLISAAAKKWQVPESECTAQNHFIIHSSGKKIGFGELVDTAKTLPIPTNIIYKNPKDFKYIGKTLKSVDIKNFVNGSATYGIDKRLPNMKFVAIARCPVTFGTVKSFNKTAAMKIRGLENVIELQKIERPFGPLGGIAVIASNTWAAFKGKEALEIQWNYGKNEAYDSEKYMAELTERVHKEGKVDKEIGDVNKAFGEAVKVVESTFKLPHLAHAPMEVPNAVAWVQGDSCEVWAPTQSPQTARDEVVNYLGTAKEKVTVNVTFLGGGFGRKSKPDYIVEAVMVSKAINAPVQVIWSREDDIKHGYYHTVSSQYMKASLDAQGNVTGWLHRSAFPSIMSTFNPGTEYPAGWEISSAADVPFDIKNLKIEFGQAPAMVRIGWMRSVINILHGFSINVFADELAHAAQQDPLEFRLKLIGEDRIENTKSPLKYNTARLKNVLKLAAKNANWGKPLPKGHAHGLAVHYSFNSYVASVVEISLIEGKVKTHNVHTVIDCGTAVNRDTIKSQLEGAAIFGMSIAYYGKITAKDGAIEQNSYSDYRMVRMNEIPNVHVEIVESTDTPTGVGEPGVPVIAPAIINAIFKLTGKRYYNLPLSDYELV; this comes from the coding sequence ATGAGTGATATCCAAAACATAAGCCGTAGAACATTTATCAAAAATGTTGGATTAGCATCCGGTGGATTAATTCTTGCCTGCAATTATTCTCTTTTTTCAAATGAAAATGAAACTCAATTGGCAACCGAATTCAATCCAAACCTTTTTGTACAGTTAAATCCGGACGGAAGCCTTATCATAATAGCCTCACGATCAGAAATGGGCAATGGAGTACGAACTTCCCTTACCTCTGTCGTTGCCGATGAGATGGAAGCCGATTGGAACAGAGTCACTGTTAAGCAGGCTGTTGGCGATAAAAAATACGGCGATCAAAACACGGATGGTTCCCGAAGTGTAACCTATTTGTATGAAACCATGCGAAAAATGGGAGCCATGACTCGAATGATGCTCATATCTGCTGCCGCAAAAAAATGGCAGGTTCCTGAAAGCGAATGCACCGCTCAAAATCATTTTATCATTCATTCTAGTGGAAAAAAAATTGGCTTTGGCGAATTGGTAGATACCGCAAAAACATTACCTATTCCAACAAATATTATTTATAAAAATCCAAAAGACTTTAAATACATTGGGAAAACTCTAAAAAGCGTTGATATAAAGAATTTTGTCAACGGAAGTGCCACTTACGGAATTGACAAACGATTGCCAAACATGAAATTTGTGGCCATTGCTAGATGTCCCGTTACTTTTGGAACCGTAAAATCGTTCAACAAAACAGCCGCTATGAAAATTCGCGGACTAGAGAATGTAATCGAACTTCAAAAAATAGAAAGGCCTTTCGGGCCACTTGGCGGAATTGCTGTTATTGCTTCAAATACCTGGGCTGCTTTCAAAGGAAAAGAAGCGCTGGAAATACAATGGAACTACGGAAAAAACGAAGCCTATGATTCTGAAAAATACATGGCCGAATTGACCGAAAGAGTCCACAAAGAAGGCAAGGTGGATAAAGAAATTGGCGATGTAAACAAGGCTTTTGGCGAAGCGGTAAAAGTTGTCGAAAGCACTTTTAAATTACCTCATCTCGCTCATGCTCCCATGGAAGTCCCCAATGCCGTAGCTTGGGTTCAAGGCGACAGCTGCGAAGTTTGGGCTCCAACTCAATCCCCTCAAACCGCCAGAGATGAAGTAGTAAACTATTTGGGAACAGCAAAAGAAAAAGTTACTGTAAACGTTACTTTCCTAGGCGGTGGTTTTGGCCGAAAATCAAAACCAGATTATATCGTAGAAGCCGTAATGGTTTCAAAAGCCATCAATGCACCGGTGCAGGTAATATGGTCTCGCGAAGACGACATAAAACACGGTTATTATCATACTGTAAGTTCGCAATACATGAAAGCCTCACTCGACGCACAAGGCAATGTTACTGGATGGCTACACCGTTCTGCTTTTCCTTCAATCATGTCTACCTTTAATCCTGGAACCGAATACCCCGCCGGATGGGAAATTTCTAGTGCTGCCGATGTTCCATTTGATATAAAAAATTTAAAAATTGAATTCGGACAAGCGCCTGCAATGGTGAGAATTGGATGGATGCGATCGGTAATCAATATTTTGCATGGCTTTTCCATCAATGTTTTTGCCGATGAATTGGCACATGCCGCGCAACAGGACCCTTTGGAATTTAGACTTAAATTAATTGGCGAAGACCGTATTGAGAATACCAAAAGTCCCCTAAAATATAATACAGCACGCTTAAAAAACGTCTTGAAACTGGCAGCAAAAAATGCCAATTGGGGAAAACCTTTACCAAAAGGACACGCTCACGGATTGGCAGTTCATTATAGTTTTAATTCTTATGTAGCCTCGGTCGTGGAAATTTCACTTATAGAAGGCAAAGTAAAAACGCACAATGTTCATACCGTTATTGATTGCGGAACAGCTGTAAACAGGGACACCATAAAATCCCAATTGGAAGGTGCAGCTATTTTTGGAATGTCAATAGCTTATTATGGAAAAATAACAGCTAAGGACGGTGCTATTGAACAAAACAGCTACAGCGACTACCGCATGGTACGTATGAATGAAATTCCAAATGTTCATGTGGAAATTGTGGAAAGTACCGATACACCTACAGGCGTCGGCGAGCCAGGCGTACCAGTAATTGCACCGGCGATAATTAATGCAATTTTCAAACTGACAGGAAAACGATATTACAACTTACCGCTAAGCGATTACGAACTCGTGTAA
- the xdhC gene encoding xanthine dehydrogenase accessory protein XdhC produces MNNWIELLHEFKSNRKPVALVTVTKILGSAPCRIGSKMIVTHQKEIHGTIGGGKLEFQVIDEAVRAIRENKILESNFTLGPEFEQCCGGKVELIIEPMNQSPELYLFGAGHIGVAICDVLKDTPFSITLLDTRENWKETIKIDETVTYSDIPFDLYKQTVNWGPNCYVVILTHDHKLDFEITALALHEQTKYIGLIGSKTKKNKFNNLLINELNFKPGIAPVHCPIGLDLGGNSPKEIAISIASELLKAYYGK; encoded by the coding sequence ATGAACAATTGGATTGAACTCTTACACGAATTTAAAAGCAATAGAAAACCCGTTGCACTCGTTACCGTAACCAAAATTCTTGGTTCGGCTCCTTGTAGAATAGGGTCAAAAATGATTGTTACTCATCAAAAAGAAATTCACGGAACCATTGGTGGCGGAAAACTCGAATTTCAGGTAATCGACGAAGCGGTTCGTGCCATTAGAGAAAATAAAATTTTGGAATCAAATTTTACTTTGGGGCCTGAATTTGAACAATGCTGCGGAGGAAAAGTCGAATTAATTATTGAACCCATGAATCAATCCCCAGAATTATATCTTTTTGGTGCCGGGCATATTGGCGTTGCTATTTGTGATGTTCTCAAGGACACCCCGTTCTCGATTACGCTACTCGATACCCGTGAAAATTGGAAAGAAACCATCAAAATTGATGAAACTGTAACTTACAGTGACATCCCTTTTGACCTCTACAAACAAACCGTAAATTGGGGGCCGAACTGCTACGTAGTTATTTTGACTCACGACCACAAACTGGATTTTGAGATTACTGCTTTGGCTTTGCACGAACAAACAAAATACATCGGGCTCATTGGCAGCAAAACCAAGAAAAACAAATTCAACAACCTTTTGATAAACGAATTGAATTTCAAACCTGGAATCGCTCCTGTCCATTGCCCAATCGGATTGGATTTAGGGGGCAATTCCCCCAAAGAAATTGCCATTAGCATTGCTTCCGAATTACTGAAAGCTTATTATGGAAAATAA
- a CDS encoding nucleotidyltransferase family protein: MENNTVFVLLAGGKSERMGVPKGLLDFQNSYWILEQINRISASTISEIYIGLGYRHEEYLKTIPWFAKAQSHFAPYENVKLRIVVNQNPQLGPFSTLQTVLQEIPKHKSVLFNPIDIPILNTNELQKIIDTQNEIVLPNFEGKNGHPIKLQSEFWNTLLFLNPTDKNSRLDLEIKKVYPSKITTISVSDSCIVTNLNTPDLWASYLQR; this comes from the coding sequence ATGGAAAATAATACCGTATTTGTATTATTGGCCGGAGGAAAATCCGAAAGAATGGGTGTTCCAAAAGGATTATTGGATTTCCAAAACTCCTATTGGATTTTGGAACAAATAAACCGTATTTCAGCTTCTACGATAAGCGAAATTTATATTGGATTGGGTTATCGCCACGAAGAATATTTAAAAACAATTCCATGGTTTGCAAAGGCACAATCGCATTTTGCTCCTTATGAAAACGTAAAATTGAGAATTGTGGTGAACCAAAATCCGCAATTAGGTCCTTTCTCAACATTACAAACTGTTTTACAAGAAATCCCCAAACATAAATCGGTATTATTTAACCCGATTGATATTCCGATATTGAATACAAACGAATTACAAAAAATTATCGATACTCAAAATGAGATCGTGCTCCCAAATTTTGAAGGCAAAAATGGGCACCCGATAAAATTGCAATCTGAATTCTGGAACACTTTACTTTTCCTTAATCCAACCGATAAAAACAGCCGATTGGATTTGGAAATCAAAAAAGTATATCCTTCTAAGATTACGACTATTTCTGTATCTGATTCCTGCATCGTAACCAATTTAAACACTCCAGACCTGTGGGCATCCTACTTACAACGCTAG
- a CDS encoding DUF4252 domain-containing protein, producing MKQALFIIAFISGLFLVSCNSELTLQKYFVENSEKKDFIALDISSDILNVDKTKLTAVQKEALQSFDKINVLAFKLDDKNKAQFETERAKVKSILKNTIYQPLMRIGSGKEGASVSYVETDGKIDEFVLFANKNDAGFAIVRVLGKDMNPTNIMNMVSVLKESKVNLDQLKPLQELIKKK from the coding sequence ATGAAACAGGCTTTATTTATAATTGCCTTTATAAGTGGTTTGTTTTTGGTGAGTTGTAATTCAGAGCTTACTTTGCAAAAATATTTTGTCGAAAATAGCGAAAAGAAAGATTTTATCGCTTTGGATATTTCATCGGATATTTTGAATGTTGACAAAACCAAATTGACGGCCGTGCAAAAAGAAGCTTTGCAGTCTTTTGATAAAATAAATGTTTTGGCTTTCAAATTAGATGATAAAAACAAAGCACAATTTGAAACAGAACGTGCCAAAGTGAAATCGATTTTGAAAAATACTATTTACCAGCCGCTTATGAGGATTGGCTCAGGCAAAGAAGGTGCATCGGTAAGTTATGTTGAAACGGATGGGAAAATTGATGAGTTTGTGCTTTTTGCCAATAAAAATGATGCCGGTTTTGCTATTGTGAGAGTTTTGGGAAAAGACATGAATCCAACGAATATTATGAATATGGTTTCGGTTTTGAAAGAATCAAAAGTCAATTTAGATCAGTTAAAACCTTTACAGGAATTAATTAAAAAGAAATAA
- a CDS encoding DUF4252 domain-containing protein has product MKKLIITLVIVLVSSPFFAQSAFDKFDGKEEVISVVVNKKMFELMSKMKVDTSNKEMQEYMNLIKKLDNLQSYTSLDEGIRKEMKVTADKYIKTAGLEELMRIKNEEGTTRIMVKSGAKENQIKELLMIIDGKAKGSIVDARAKGASDEATVLVSLTGDFDLNEISVLTDKMKIPGGEDLKKATKDKK; this is encoded by the coding sequence ATGAAGAAGTTAATAATCACATTAGTAATAGTATTAGTATCTAGTCCGTTTTTTGCACAGTCTGCATTTGATAAATTTGACGGCAAAGAAGAAGTAATATCGGTTGTTGTCAATAAAAAGATGTTTGAGTTGATGAGTAAGATGAAGGTAGATACATCCAATAAAGAGATGCAGGAATACATGAACCTAATCAAGAAGTTGGATAATTTACAATCTTATACATCTTTGGATGAAGGTATAAGGAAAGAAATGAAAGTAACAGCAGATAAATACATCAAAACTGCTGGTTTAGAAGAATTAATGCGAATAAAGAATGAAGAAGGAACCACTAGAATAATGGTTAAATCAGGAGCCAAAGAAAACCAAATTAAAGAGTTGTTGATGATTATTGATGGAAAAGCCAAAGGGAGTATTGTTGACGCAAGGGCCAAAGGAGCAAGCGATGAAGCTACAGTTTTGGTGTCGTTGACAGGAGATTTTGACCTGAATGAAATTTCGGTGCTGACCGATAAAATGAAAATTCCTGGTGGAGAAGATTTGAAAAAAGCAACTAAAGACAAAAAGTAA
- a CDS encoding RNA polymerase sigma factor: protein MNQNEFVHLINPFKDKLFRLAKRLLVSTEEAEDATQEVLVKLWSKNENLDTYNSVEAVAMTMTKNYCLDQLKSKRASNLKIVHSNFTDKEPSLDSKIEDSDSLLWVEKIIDQLPEQQRLIIQLRDIEQFEFSEIAKIIEMNETAVRVALSRARKTIREYMLKAHSYGVR, encoded by the coding sequence ATGAACCAAAATGAATTCGTGCATTTGATTAATCCATTCAAGGATAAGCTCTTCCGATTGGCAAAACGATTACTCGTGAGCACGGAGGAGGCCGAAGATGCCACACAGGAAGTTTTGGTTAAATTATGGAGCAAAAATGAAAATTTAGATACGTACAACAGTGTCGAAGCCGTGGCGATGACGATGACAAAAAATTATTGTTTGGATCAGCTGAAATCAAAACGTGCCAGCAACCTCAAAATTGTGCATTCTAATTTTACCGATAAAGAACCAAGTTTGGATAGTAAGATTGAAGATAGTGACAGTTTACTTTGGGTAGAAAAAATTATTGACCAATTGCCTGAGCAACAACGATTGATTATCCAGTTGCGGGACATAGAGCAATTCGAATTTTCGGAAATAGCGAAAATTATAGAAATGAATGAAACTGCCGTGCGAGTGGCGCTTTCGAGAGCAAGGAAAACGATTAGAGAATATATGTTAAAAGCACATAGTTATGGAGTTCGATAG
- a CDS encoding S41 family peptidase, with product MKISFKIAFLLFISFFTFQSCEDMDDVAAPENLEVNDFIWKGLNLYYLWQADVPNLADNRFANQNDLNSFLKQYSKPEDLFDALRVDKSIDRFSWIVSDYRELEGMLQGTTKNDGVDFGLYYKSSGSNDIFGYVRYIIPNSDASTKNIKRGDIFYGVNGTQLTASNYQTLLLNSDSYTLNLADYNNGQITPNGKSVNLTKTELSENPIMINKVIETGGHKIGYLMYNGFYSNYDTNLNDAFASFKSQGATDLVLDLRYNSGGSVQTATRLASMITGQFNGKVFSKQRWNDKINAYFESEDPNALKNLFTNTIGNTPINSLNLTKVYILTTKSTASASELVINGLKPYIDVVQIGDITTGKNVGSITIYDSPTFGKENRNPLHHYAMQPIVLKIVNANDFGDYFNGLTPTYSLKENIINLGVLGDTSEPLLSTAIGKITGTTKMIKTTEGKEFPYFDDSKSINGLNQMHVDKVPAGLLKSL from the coding sequence ATGAAGATATCTTTCAAAATTGCGTTTCTATTATTCATTTCTTTTTTTACTTTTCAGAGTTGTGAAGATATGGATGATGTTGCAGCTCCAGAGAATTTGGAGGTGAATGATTTTATATGGAAAGGTCTTAATTTATATTATTTATGGCAAGCCGATGTTCCTAATTTGGCCGATAACAGATTTGCCAATCAAAACGATTTAAACTCTTTTCTAAAACAATATTCAAAACCGGAAGATTTATTTGATGCTTTGAGAGTCGATAAATCTATCGATCGATTCAGTTGGATTGTTAGTGACTACAGAGAATTGGAAGGAATGCTTCAAGGTACTACAAAAAATGATGGCGTGGATTTTGGGCTTTACTATAAATCTTCAGGTTCCAATGATATTTTTGGTTACGTGAGATATATTATCCCAAACTCTGATGCATCAACCAAAAACATCAAACGTGGCGATATTTTCTATGGCGTAAACGGTACACAGCTTACGGCGAGTAATTATCAGACTTTATTATTAAATTCTGATAGTTATACATTAAATCTTGCCGATTACAATAATGGTCAAATTACACCAAACGGAAAATCGGTAAACCTAACCAAAACAGAGCTTTCCGAAAATCCGATAATGATAAATAAAGTAATTGAAACTGGAGGGCACAAAATAGGTTACTTGATGTACAATGGATTTTATTCTAATTATGACACCAATTTAAATGATGCTTTTGCTTCATTTAAATCACAAGGTGCTACCGACTTAGTTCTTGATTTGAGATACAATTCCGGTGGTTCTGTACAAACGGCAACCCGATTGGCAAGCATGATAACCGGTCAGTTCAACGGTAAAGTATTTTCAAAACAAAGATGGAATGACAAAATCAATGCCTACTTCGAATCTGAAGACCCAAATGCATTGAAAAACTTATTTACCAACACTATTGGCAACACTCCAATAAACAGTCTGAATCTTACCAAAGTTTATATTTTAACCACAAAAAGTACCGCTTCGGCGAGTGAATTGGTTATTAATGGTTTGAAACCTTATATTGATGTCGTTCAGATTGGGGATATTACCACAGGTAAAAATGTTGGATCAATTACGATTTATGACTCACCAACTTTTGGAAAAGAGAACAGAAACCCTCTTCACCATTATGCGATGCAGCCTATTGTTTTGAAGATTGTTAATGCAAATGATTTTGGTGATTATTTTAATGGTTTAACTCCTACCTATTCTTTAAAGGAAAACATAATAAATTTGGGCGTATTGGGAGATACTTCTGAACCATTATTAAGCACAGCCATCGGAAAAATTACAGGAACTACCAAAATGATTAAAACTACTGAAGGAAAAGAGTTCCCATACTTTGATGATTCCAAATCAATCAATGGATTGAACCAAATGCATGTTGACAAAGTTCCTGCAGGGCTTTTGAAATCATTGTAA
- a CDS encoding SusC/RagA family TonB-linked outer membrane protein, translating into MKVNLVLFLAFLTQIIFAQERAVSGVVSDDAGLPIPGVSITLKGTKEGTQTDLDGKYTLKVKPEQILVFSYVGLKTQERKASATTINVKMLSDANELKDVVVTSMGIKREKKSLGYSTQEVSGKDLNGGTANNNVASLLSGKAAGVEVTRNTNFGGSTNVVIRGNKSLTGNNQALWVIDGVPVDNTNSNEEVQKNGKTGYDYGNAASDINQEDIESVNVLKGAAATALYGARAANGVVMVTTKKGKSKKSGSIGVTFSTGFSVGTIDKKTFPEYQTKYGSGYGFGSSFLGTDPVDTVDTSNDASLGDKYDSSKLVYQWDAFTQYSPNFGKATPWQAAKNGPITFFNNSKNFNNSLTIEKGTEDSNFLLSYNKLDQTGIMPNSKLAKNQISARFNQKITDKLSATAYASVTLQDTKGRNSTGYSDNILGAFRQWWSVNTDIQAQKEAYFNSGGQNISWNWADPTSEDGLVPAYWDNPYFTRYQNYNTDERTRLLSYATLNYQINDWLSAMGRVSLDTYNELQEERRAIGSVANPFGLSPVDETSGYQRKDIHFQEINYDVMLNFNKRLSDDFSINGVAGLNIRRNLFDSVKASTIGGLVVPGLYALGNSKYELPFPSERRETIGVNGIYLQGSVGYLDTYFIDASIRRDVSSTLPAGNNSYIYPAISGSVLYSKLLNQDWLNLGKFRMNYAEVGNSAPVNSLVNTYDRNPNFGGEGSYYLPNTNNNPNLKPERTKSFEIGLENSMLNRRLGFDITYYNTKSVDQIVSAAVSASSAFTSAYVNGGTIQNQGVELQLTGTPVKTNDFTWDVTVNWSRNKSTVLELPQGVENLQLGSYPQGITINATPGQPYGTIKGSDYIYTNGQKTVDQTTGKYLMTTSSDNIIGNINPDWIAGIRNKFNYKDFSLSFLIDSQKGGDIFSLDMAYGLAGGLYKETAVGDIRENGVVHSGVAPDGKPNTIPVQNPGSYENANYGYYVEPSKAFVYDASFVKLREVSIAYNIPTKWLSKQKIINEATFSVVGSNLWIIYKDLPYADPESGLGSGVGSRGYSLGSLPTTRDFGFNLKLKF; encoded by the coding sequence ATGAAAGTAAACTTAGTGCTGTTTTTGGCATTCTTGACGCAAATTATTTTTGCGCAGGAAAGAGCTGTTTCGGGAGTTGTTTCAGATGATGCAGGATTGCCTATTCCTGGAGTTAGTATTACTCTCAAAGGAACAAAAGAAGGGACTCAAACTGACTTAGATGGTAAATACACCTTAAAAGTAAAACCAGAACAAATACTTGTATTTAGCTATGTTGGACTTAAAACCCAAGAACGTAAAGCTAGTGCAACAACAATCAATGTGAAAATGTTGAGCGATGCCAACGAATTAAAAGACGTTGTTGTAACCTCAATGGGGATTAAAAGAGAGAAAAAATCACTAGGTTACTCTACGCAAGAAGTATCGGGAAAAGATCTTAATGGCGGTACAGCCAATAATAACGTTGCGAGCCTTTTGTCTGGAAAAGCCGCTGGAGTAGAAGTAACTAGAAACACCAACTTTGGCGGTTCTACCAACGTGGTAATTCGTGGTAACAAATCACTTACCGGAAACAACCAAGCCTTATGGGTTATTGATGGAGTACCTGTGGACAATACAAACTCCAACGAAGAAGTCCAAAAGAATGGTAAAACCGGATATGACTATGGGAATGCCGCATCAGACATTAACCAAGAAGACATTGAATCTGTGAACGTTCTTAAAGGAGCTGCTGCAACCGCACTTTACGGTGCAAGAGCCGCAAACGGAGTGGTAATGGTAACTACAAAAAAAGGAAAATCCAAAAAGAGCGGAAGTATTGGTGTTACATTTTCAACGGGTTTTTCTGTTGGAACAATTGATAAAAAAACATTTCCAGAATACCAAACTAAATATGGTTCGGGATATGGATTTGGCTCTTCTTTCTTGGGAACAGACCCAGTCGATACTGTTGATACTTCAAATGATGCCTCACTTGGAGACAAATATGATTCTTCTAAGTTGGTTTATCAATGGGATGCATTTACCCAGTATTCTCCAAATTTTGGAAAAGCCACACCTTGGCAAGCTGCAAAAAATGGTCCAATCACCTTTTTTAACAATTCAAAAAATTTCAACAATAGTTTGACTATCGAAAAAGGAACGGAAGACAGCAACTTCTTGCTTTCTTACAATAAATTAGATCAAACTGGTATCATGCCTAATAGTAAATTGGCTAAAAATCAAATCAGTGCACGATTTAACCAAAAAATTACAGACAAATTATCGGCTACTGCTTATGCTAGTGTAACACTTCAGGACACTAAAGGACGCAACAGCACAGGATATTCTGATAATATTTTGGGGGCTTTCCGCCAATGGTGGTCGGTTAACACAGATATTCAAGCTCAAAAAGAAGCTTATTTTAATTCAGGAGGGCAAAACATTTCCTGGAACTGGGCAGATCCAACATCTGAGGATGGTTTAGTACCTGCATATTGGGACAATCCCTATTTTACAAGATACCAAAATTACAACACTGACGAAAGAACTCGTTTGTTGAGTTATGCGACTTTGAACTATCAAATTAATGACTGGTTATCTGCCATGGGAAGAGTATCGCTTGATACTTACAATGAATTGCAGGAAGAAAGAAGAGCTATTGGTTCTGTTGCAAATCCTTTTGGACTTTCTCCTGTGGATGAAACTTCGGGTTACCAAAGAAAAGACATTCATTTTCAAGAAATCAATTATGATGTAATGTTGAATTTCAACAAACGACTTAGTGATGATTTCAGTATTAATGGTGTTGCGGGTTTAAATATCAGAAGAAATTTATTTGACAGTGTAAAAGCTTCTACTATTGGAGGATTGGTTGTTCCTGGTCTTTATGCATTGGGGAATTCGAAATATGAGCTGCCTTTCCCTTCTGAAAGAAGAGAAACAATTGGTGTAAACGGAATTTACCTTCAAGGATCTGTGGGGTATTTAGACACCTATTTTATTGATGCATCCATTCGTAGAGACGTTTCGTCTACACTTCCTGCAGGAAACAACTCTTACATTTATCCTGCAATTTCTGGTTCTGTACTTTACTCAAAATTGTTAAACCAAGACTGGTTGAATTTAGGTAAATTCAGAATGAACTATGCCGAAGTTGGTAACTCTGCTCCTGTTAACTCATTGGTAAACACTTATGACAGAAACCCTAATTTTGGTGGTGAAGGTTCTTATTATCTTCCAAATACAAACAATAATCCGAACCTAAAACCGGAAAGAACGAAATCATTTGAAATTGGACTTGAAAATTCGATGTTAAACAGAAGATTGGGATTTGATATTACGTACTACAATACCAAATCAGTTGACCAAATCGTTTCGGCTGCGGTGAGTGCTTCATCTGCCTTTACCAGTGCTTATGTAAACGGGGGAACAATCCAAAATCAAGGTGTCGAATTGCAATTGACAGGAACTCCGGTTAAAACCAACGATTTTACTTGGGATGTAACTGTTAACTGGTCTCGCAACAAAAGTACAGTACTTGAATTACCTCAAGGCGTTGAGAACTTACAACTAGGTTCTTACCCACAAGGAATTACTATAAACGCAACACCAGGACAACCTTATGGAACAATAAAAGGTTCTGATTATATCTATACAAATGGACAGAAAACAGTAGATCAAACTACCGGAAAATATTTAATGACCACTTCTTCAGATAATATCATTGGTAATATAAACCCGGATTGGATTGCAGGTATCCGAAACAAATTCAATTACAAAGACTTCTCTTTGAGTTTCCTTATTGACTCACAAAAAGGTGGTGATATTTTCTCACTGGACATGGCTTACGGTCTTGCTGGAGGATTATATAAAGAAACAGCTGTGGGAGATATTAGAGAAAATGGGGTTGTACACTCTGGAGTTGCACCAGATGGAAAACCAAACACCATTCCTGTTCAAAACCCAGGATCATACGAAAATGCTAATTACGGATATTATGTAGAACCAAGTAAAGCCTTTGTTTATGATGCTTCATTTGTCAAATTAAGAGAAGTAAGCATTGCTTATAATATTCCGACAAAATGGTTAAGTAAACAAAAAATAATAAACGAAGCTACTTTCAGTGTCGTTGGATCCAACTTATGGATTATTTACAAAGACCTTCCTTATGCAGATCCAGAAAGCGGATTAGGATCTGGAGTAGGTTCTAGAGGTTATTCTTTAGGTTCTCTTCCTACAACAAGAGATTTTGGATTTAACTTAAAACTGAAATTTTAA